The Sporocytophaga myxococcoides genome window below encodes:
- a CDS encoding gliding motility-associated C-terminal domain-containing protein: MKEGVEYYFEIDQYLSGELSNDALLKFEKALAEDPALRDEVANQKLLNKIVLGAELDILRDRIKKDINNLDQKNNIKKWLLGGSILLLIGAATIFGISSNNESEKPRSVNSVAETQFVQKADPSQNNEIPIDPKTKKPVNKEVWKNPQIRNSSESLIDTVPLEIKNEIILQKETVTITSDSLAILATLDKKSDACADVNIIFKLTSASSCIDGATGEVKVEEKSLKGGTGPYFFELNGSGNFSSESSYSNLRPGSYTVKVRDQSGCLKEKSIQVSAKECYKKQSFSFSPELGETLKISVSSEEPGILSIYNRAGLLIFKTKTGQGEIVEWTGTDMTGNLALAGLYVYIVEYANGGKENGQITVLK; encoded by the coding sequence TTGAAAGAAGGAGTTGAATATTACTTTGAGATTGACCAATACCTCAGTGGGGAGCTGAGCAATGATGCTTTATTAAAATTCGAAAAAGCACTTGCTGAAGATCCTGCTCTGAGAGATGAGGTTGCCAATCAGAAGTTGCTTAATAAGATTGTTCTTGGTGCTGAACTGGACATTCTGAGAGATAGGATCAAAAAAGACATTAACAATCTAGATCAAAAAAATAACATCAAAAAATGGTTATTGGGAGGATCAATCCTCCTCCTTATTGGTGCAGCCACAATTTTTGGTATCTCAAGTAACAATGAATCAGAAAAGCCAAGATCTGTAAACAGTGTTGCAGAAACACAATTTGTTCAAAAAGCTGATCCATCTCAAAATAATGAAATACCAATAGATCCGAAAACTAAAAAGCCTGTAAATAAAGAGGTATGGAAAAACCCTCAAATCAGGAACTCTTCCGAAAGCCTTATAGATACGGTTCCTTTAGAAATAAAGAATGAGATTATATTACAAAAAGAAACAGTAACAATTACATCTGATTCATTAGCGATCCTAGCAACTCTCGATAAGAAATCAGACGCTTGCGCGGATGTAAATATTATTTTTAAACTTACCTCAGCAAGCTCTTGTATTGATGGTGCAACGGGAGAAGTTAAGGTTGAAGAAAAAAGCCTTAAAGGTGGCACGGGGCCATATTTCTTCGAATTGAATGGTAGCGGAAATTTTTCTTCCGAATCAAGTTACTCAAATCTAAGACCAGGTAGTTACACCGTCAAAGTCAGAGACCAGTCAGGTTGTTTAAAAGAGAAATCAATCCAGGTATCAGCAAAGGAATGTTATAAGAAGCAATCTTTCAGCTTTAGTCCGGAACTTGGTGAGACTTTGAAAATTTCTGTTTCTTCAGAAGAACCGGGAATACTTTCAATATACAATAGAGCAGGATTGCTTATATTTAAGACCAAAACAGGCCAGGGAGAAATAGTAGAATGGACAGGAACAGATATGACTGGCAATCTGGCACTAGCCGGATTATATGTTTATATAGTCGAATATGCTAATGGTGGGAAAGAAAACGGACAGATTACGGTATTAAAATGA
- a CDS encoding YdcF family protein has product MKRFLRYVVTAIISILFIQSSFIAADGLWDDNVKADCILILGNKVNEDGTLSPRLKARVDKGLQLFHENPSSIIIVSGGLGKEGYYEGTEMKKYLVDHGVPAGNIIADDQGYNTLKTANNYLIISKRHHLNSVTVVSQYYHISRTKYLLRKVGAAHVYGAHANFFEWRDFYSMFRECIAFYKYWQV; this is encoded by the coding sequence ATGAAACGATTTCTCAGATATGTTGTAACTGCCATAATTTCTATCTTATTTATTCAGTCGTCTTTTATTGCTGCAGATGGGCTTTGGGATGATAATGTAAAAGCGGATTGTATTCTGATTCTTGGTAATAAGGTCAATGAAGATGGAACACTTTCTCCCAGATTGAAAGCTCGTGTGGATAAGGGTCTTCAGTTATTTCATGAAAATCCGTCTTCGATCATTATTGTATCAGGTGGATTAGGTAAAGAAGGCTATTATGAAGGTACAGAGATGAAAAAGTATCTAGTTGATCATGGAGTTCCTGCTGGAAATATTATAGCAGATGATCAAGGATATAATACTCTAAAGACTGCTAATAATTATCTGATAATTAGTAAGAGACATCATTTGAATAGCGTGACTGTTGTTTCTCAATACTACCATATTTCCCGAACTAAATATTTGTTAAGGAAAGTAGGAGCAGCTCATGTTTATGGTGCTCATGCAAACTTTTTTGAGTGGAGGGATTTTTATTCTATGTTTAGAGAATGCATAGCTTTTTATAAATACTGGCAAGTGTAA
- a CDS encoding YkgJ family cysteine cluster protein, with translation MFKPEEIKEKGKVAEAINKKFFDKLRKVSLDHLDKIVHPVHEDVFEEVDCLTCANCCKTTSPIFYQADIERVARKLRVKPSEFIDQYLHLDEDNDYVLNSAPCPFLDGENYCLVYESRPTACREYPHTNRKRFRQILNLTLKNTQVCPAVFEIVERLKVKLDFGK, from the coding sequence ATGTTTAAGCCAGAAGAAATTAAAGAAAAGGGAAAGGTTGCAGAGGCAATTAACAAAAAGTTTTTTGATAAGCTGAGAAAAGTTTCTCTGGATCATCTGGATAAAATCGTGCATCCTGTGCATGAAGATGTTTTTGAAGAAGTGGATTGTCTTACCTGTGCCAATTGCTGTAAGACTACAAGCCCTATATTTTATCAGGCAGATATAGAAAGGGTAGCCAGAAAATTAAGAGTAAAACCTTCCGAATTTATAGACCAATATTTGCATTTAGATGAAGATAACGATTATGTACTGAATTCAGCTCCGTGTCCTTTCCTTGATGGAGAGAATTATTGTCTTGTTTATGAATCTAGGCCTACAGCCTGCCGAGAATATCCACATACAAACAGAAAAAGGTTTCGTCAGATACTTAATCTTACTCTAAAAAATACACAGGTTTGTCCTGCTGTATTTGAGATTGTTGAAAGGTTGAAAGTAAAACTTGATTTTGGTAAATGA
- a CDS encoding Gfo/Idh/MocA family oxidoreductase: MSTEQIKTAIAGYGAAGEFYHAPFIASLPQFKLTSVQERHKEQSKVKFPDVRVVRAFTELTKDPDIELIIITTPNEYHFSMAKEAMEMGKHVVVDKPITVTSKEAEQLINISKETGKILTVYQNRRLDAGLLTIKKIKEENGFGKIRHYEAHFDRFRPAIKDSWREKETPGGGLLYDLGVHLLDQTIYLWGKPQSITAKIERQRPDAVVDDFFEISLQYNGFKAVVKAGMLVEEKTPQLYVEGSKLTYFRYDLDPQEAALKKGLFPRDATWEKETVPTPGFIRNADCEESEYSSERGNYPYFYKNLAKVIREGGDLFVKPEEALYVIKLIEFAKASSEGQRTIDLSNV; this comes from the coding sequence ATGTCAACTGAACAGATTAAGACAGCAATAGCGGGATATGGGGCCGCAGGTGAATTTTATCATGCGCCTTTTATCGCAAGTTTACCTCAATTTAAATTAACCAGTGTTCAGGAAAGACATAAAGAACAATCAAAGGTGAAGTTTCCTGATGTAAGGGTGGTCAGAGCTTTTACAGAATTAACTAAGGACCCGGATATTGAATTAATTATTATAACTACTCCTAATGAATATCATTTTTCTATGGCAAAAGAAGCGATGGAAATGGGTAAACATGTTGTAGTGGATAAACCAATTACAGTTACGTCAAAAGAAGCTGAGCAACTGATTAATATTTCCAAAGAGACTGGAAAGATCCTTACTGTTTATCAAAACAGAAGACTTGATGCCGGTTTACTTACAATTAAAAAGATAAAAGAGGAGAATGGATTTGGGAAAATCAGGCACTATGAAGCGCACTTTGATCGTTTTCGTCCTGCCATTAAAGATTCCTGGAGAGAGAAAGAAACTCCAGGAGGGGGGCTGTTGTATGATCTGGGTGTTCATTTGCTTGATCAGACTATTTACCTTTGGGGTAAGCCTCAGTCTATAACTGCAAAGATCGAAAGACAAAGACCTGATGCGGTAGTAGATGATTTCTTTGAGATCAGTCTTCAATATAATGGATTCAAAGCAGTCGTAAAAGCAGGGATGCTGGTGGAAGAAAAAACACCTCAGCTTTATGTGGAAGGTTCCAAATTAACTTACTTCCGTTATGATCTGGATCCGCAGGAAGCAGCTCTAAAAAAAGGATTGTTCCCCAGAGATGCGACATGGGAAAAAGAAACTGTCCCTACTCCTGGATTTATCAGAAATGCTGATTGTGAAGAATCAGAATACTCTTCAGAAAGAGGAAATTACCCTTATTTCTACAAGAATCTGGCAAAGGTGATTAGGGAAGGAGGTGACCTTTTTGTAAAGCCAGAAGAGGCGCTGTATGTAATTAAACTGATTGAGTTTGCAAAAGCAAGCAGTGAAGGGCAAAGAACCATTGATTTAAGTAATGTTTAA